In one Lolium rigidum isolate FL_2022 chromosome 3, APGP_CSIRO_Lrig_0.1, whole genome shotgun sequence genomic region, the following are encoded:
- the LOC124702796 gene encoding succinate dehydrogenase [ubiquinone] flavoprotein subunit, mitochondrial-like, whose translation MWRSCVSRGLREAKAAAAAASRRLSSTAGSYTVVDHTYDAVVVGAGGAGLRAAIGLSEHGFNTACITKLFPTRSHTVAAQGGINAALGNMSEDDWRWHMYDTVKGSDWLGDQDAIQYMCREAPKAVIELENYGLPFSRTEDGKIYQRAFGGQSLDFGKGGQAYRCACAADRTGHAMLHTLYGQAMKHNTQFFVEYFALDLIMDKEGTCQGVIALNMEDGTLHRFRSTNTIIATGGYGRAYFSATSAHTCTGDGNAMVARAGLPLQDLEFVQFHPTGIYGAGCLITEGSRGEGGILRNSEGERFMERYAPTAKDLASRDVVSRSMTMEIREGRGVGPLKDHIYLHLNHLPPEVLKERLPGISETAAIFAGVDVTKEPIPVLPTVHYNMGGIPTNYHGEVVDIKGDNPDNVIPGLLAAGEAACASVHGANRLGANSLLDIVVFGRACANRVAEISKPGATQKPLENDAGEKTIAWLDKLRNSNGSLPTSKIRLNMQRVMQNNAAVFRTEETLKEGCELISKAQESFHDVKISDRSLIWNSDLIETIELENLLINACITMYSAEARQESRGAHAREDFKTRDDEKWMKHTIGYWEDEKVRLDYRPVHMNTLDDEVEAFPPKARVY comes from the exons ATGTGGCGCAGCTGCGTGTCGCGGGGCCTCAGGGaggccaaggccgccgccgcagccgcctccAGGCGCCTCTCATCTACTGCCGGG TCCTACACGGTGGTGGACCACACCTACGATGCGGTCGTGGTCGGGGCTGGAGGCGCTGGGCTCAGGGCGGCGATTGGGCTCTCGGAGCACGGGTTCAACACTGCCTGCATCACCAAGCTCTTCCCCACGCGGTCACACACCGTGGCAGCACAG GGAGGTATAAACGCCGCTCTTGGAAACATGAGCGAAGATGACTGGAGGTGGCACATGTATGATACAGTCAAAGGAAGTGATTGGCTTG GTGACCAAGATGCTATCCAGTATATGTGTAGAGAAGCACCAAAAGCTGTTATAGAGCTTGAGAACTATGGATTACCATTTTCTAGAACTGAAGACGGGAAGATTTATCAGCGTGCTTTTGGAGGCCAAAGCTTAGACTTTGGAAAAG GTGGCCAGGCCTATCGATGCGCCTGTGCTGCTGACAGAACTGGGCATGCTATGCTACACACACTTTATGGTCAAGCAATGAAGCACAATACTCAGTTTTTTGTTGAATATTTTGCGTTGGACCTTATTATGGACAAGGAAG GCACCTGCCAGGGGGTAATTGCACTaaatatggaggacggcacccttCACCGTTTCCGTTCAACAAATACTATTATAGCAACAGGA GGTTATGGCAGAGCTTACTTCTCAGCCACTTCAGCTCACACATGCACTGGCGATGGCAATGCTATGGTTGCACGTGCTGGGTTACCCCTTCAG GATCTTGAGTTTGTGCAGTTCCATCCTACAGGCATTTATGGTGCTGGATGCCTCATAACTGAAG GTTCCCGGGGTGAAGGTGGTATTCTTAGGAACAGTGAAGGTGAGAGGTTCATGGAACGATATGCCCCTACTGCAAAAGATCTTGCATCTCGTGATGTTGTCTCAAGATCTATGACAATGGAAATTAGAGAAGGGCGTGGTGTCG GACCATTGAAGGACCATATCTACCTGCACCTTAATCATCTTCCTCCAGAAGTTCTGAAAGAAAGGCTTCCTGGTATATCTGAAACTGctgctatttttgctggtgttgaTGTCACCAAAGAGCCTATTCCTGTGTTGCCAACTGTGCACTATAATATGGGTGGGATCCCGACAAATTATCATGGGGAG GTGGTTGATATCAAGGGCGATAACCCAGACAATGTTATTCCTGGCCTGTTGGCTGCTGGAGAAGCAGCTTGTGCATCTGTCCATGGCGCAAACCGTCTTGGTGCAAATTCACTTCTCGACATTGTTGTATTTGGGAGGGCTTGTGCAAATAGGGTTGCTGAGATTTCCAAGCCAG GAGCGACACAGAAACCTCTTGAAAATGATGCGGGAGAGAAGACCATCGCTTGGTTGGATAAGCTGAGAAACTCAAATGGATCATTGCCTACTTCGAAGATCCGCCTCAACATGCAACGTGTTATGCAAAATAATGCTGCCGTGTTCCGTACTGAGGAAACTCTCAAGGAAG GTTGTGAGCTGATTAGTAAAGCACAGGAAAGTTTCCATGATGTGAAGATCAGTGACAGAAGTCTCATATG GAATTCAGACTTGATCGAGACCATAGAATTAGAAAATCTTCTAATAAATGCATGCATAACCATGTATTCAGCTGAGGCTCGCCAAGAAAGCAGGGGTGCTCATGCTCGCGAAGATTTCAAG ACAAGAGACGACGAGAAGTGGATGAAGCACACGATAGG GTATTGGGAGGATGAAAAGGTTAGACTAGACTACAGGCCAGTTCACATGAATACCTTGGATGATGAAGTCGAGGCTTTTCCGCCAAAAGCTCGTGTTTACTAA